In a single window of the Vitis vinifera cultivar Pinot Noir 40024 chromosome 6, ASM3070453v1 genome:
- the LOC100248276 gene encoding histone deacetylase 9, with product MRSKDRISYFYDGDVGSVYFGPNHPMKPHRLCMTHHLVLSYELHKKMEIYRPHKAYPVELAQFHSADYVEFLHRITPDTQHLFLNELAKYNLGEDCPVFENLFEFCQIYAGGTIDAARRLNNQLCDIAINWAGGLHHAKKCEASGFCYINDLVLGILELLKHHARVLYIDIDVHHGDGVEEAFYFTDRVMTVSFHKYGDMFFPGTGDVKEIGEREGKFYAINVPLKDGIDDTSFTRLFKTIIAKVVEIYQPGVIVLQCGADSLAGDRLGCFNLSIDGHAECVRIVKKFNLPLLVTGGGGYTKENVARCWTVETGVLLDTELPNEIPENEYIKYFGPEHSLKIPNGHIENLNSKSYLGTIKQQVLENLRCIQHAPSVQMQEVPPDFYIPDFDEDEQNPDERVDQHTKDKQIQRNDEYYEGDNDNDHNMDDV from the exons ATGCGCTCTAAGGACAGGATCTCCTACTTCTACGACG GTGATGTGGGAAGTGTGTACTTTGGGCCCAACCATCCAATGAAGCCGCATCGGCTTTGTATGACTCACCATCTCGTACTCTCTTACGAACTTCACAAGAAGATGGAAATCTAT AGGCCTCACAAGGCGTATCCAGTTGAGCTTGCCCAGTTTCATTCTGCAGACTATGTGGAGTTTCTGCATCGGATAACCCCTGACACACAACATTTATTCTTGAATGAATTAGCAAAAT ATAATCTTGGAGAAGATTGCCCTGTCTTCgaaaatttatttgagtttTGTCAAATTTATGCTGGTGGAACAATAG ATGCTGCACGCAGATTAAACAATCAGCTTTGTGACATTGCTATAAATTGGGCTGGTGGATTGCACCATGCAAAGAAGTGTGAGGCATCTGGATTTTGTTACATCAACGACTTGGTTTTGGGGATTTTGGAGCTTCTAAAACATCATGCACGTGTCCTTTATATTGATATAGATGTGCATCATGGTGATGGTGTAGAAGAAGCCTTTTATTTCACAGACAG GGTGATGACTGTTAGTTTTCACAAGTACGGGGATATGTTCTTTCCTGGAACAGGTGATGTTAAG gaaatagGAGAAAGAGAGGGAAAATTTTATGCCATAAATGTCCCACTCAAGGATGGAATAGATGACACTAGCTTTACTCGACTGTTCAAAACA ATTATTGCCAAGGTTGTTGAAATATATCAGCCAGGTGTGATAGTTCTTCAATGTGGGGCAGATTCTCTTGCTGGGGACCGCTTGGGTTGTTTCAACCTCTCCATTGATG GGCATGCTGAATGTGTCAGAATTGTGAAGAAATTCAATTTGCCCTTACTG GTTACTGGAGGTGGGGGATATACAAAAGAGAATGTTGCTCGATGTTGGACTGTTGAAACAGGGGTGCTTTTAGATACTGAACTTCCCAATG AGATCCCAGAAAAtgaatatatcaaatattttgggCCGGAGCATTCATTGAAGATTCCAAATGGGCACATA GAGAACTTAAATAGCAAATCATATCTTGGAACAATTAAGCAGCAAGTCTTGGAAAATCTCCGTTGCATCCAGCATGCACCAAGTGTACAGATGCAAGAG GTTCCACCAGACTTCTATATTCCTGATTTTGACGAAGATGAGCAGAATCCTGATGAACGAGTAGATC AGCACACCAAGGACAAGCAAATCCAGAGAAATGATGAATATTATGAAGGTGATAACGACAATGATCACAATATGGATGATGTATAA
- the LOC100853182 gene encoding uncharacterized protein LOC100853182 has translation MVFLVIDGWFYANITERFTSLAEDLNLQPHSLRVASVECRMTEPPFVPRERLFEKQRFFQSIHKHTYLKGPMDKITSVAIPAALAATSIALIAQGIYNMSHGIGKKE, from the exons ATGGTTTTCCTTGTTATTGATGGTTGGTTTTATGCAAATATTACTGAACGTTTCACAAGTTTGGCTGAGGATCTGAATCTACAGCCGCACTCTTTGCGGGTTGCCTCGGTAGAG TGCAGGATGACAGAGCCGCCTTTTGTTCCAAGAGAGAGGCTTTTTGAGAAGCAACGATTTTTCCAGAGCATCCATAAGCACACATACCTGAAAGGACCAATGGACAAGATTACCTCAGTTGCCATTCCTGCTGCTCTGGCAGCTACTTCCATTGCTCTTATT GCACAAGGGATCTATAATATGTCTCATGGGAttggaaagaaagaatga